One region of Gigantopelta aegis isolate Gae_Host chromosome 7, Gae_host_genome, whole genome shotgun sequence genomic DNA includes:
- the LOC121377241 gene encoding E3 ubiquitin-protein ligase TRIM56-like → MAESSHVPILEIKDEFVTCEICLDYFNDGEKCPRILPCHHSFCCQCLVSLWKKPQGVTCPNCRHVWPVRNSIEATFQQNKVLSNLVEYIALKNKRGEIKCHDCPNESTATSRCIDCQEYMCNVCASCHNKFTISKHHKTVLIKELVNMAQDEYFLQKEMCTNHENSKLEIFCKACSTAVCPTCVLVSHRDHEICNLKDVYNEKKELIKIRFERFTDIR, encoded by the coding sequence ATGGCTGAAAGCTCACATGTCCCTATTCTGGAAATAAAGGATGAATTCGTAACATGCGAGATTTGCCTGGATTATTTCAACGATGGAGAGAAATGTCCGCGCATTCTCCCGTGTCACCACTCGttttgttgtcagtgtttaGTGTCACTCTGGAAGAAACCACAAGGAGTGACGTGTCCGAACTGTCGACATGTGTGGCCTGTACGCAATTCCATCGAGGCGACATTTCAACAAAACAAGGTACTGAGCAATTTAGTTGAATACATtgcattgaaaaacaaaagaggCGAGATAAAATGTCACGACTGCCCCAATGAATCCACAGCAACGTCTCGCTGTATTGACTGCCAGGAGTACATGTGTAACGTATGTGCATCCTGCCACAACAAATTCACAATTTCAAAACACCACAAGACGGTTCTCATAAAAGAACTGGTGAACATGGCTCAAGATGAGTACTTCCTGCAGAAAGAGATGTGTACAAATCACGAGAATTCTAAGTTGGAGATTTTTTGCAAGGCTTGCTCAACAGCCGTGTGTCCCACCTGTGTTCTTGTCTCCCATAGAGACCACGAGATTTGTAATCTGAAAGATGTTTATAATGAGAAAAAAGAATTAATCAAGATTAGGTTTGAAAGATTTACAGATATCAGGTGA